The following proteins come from a genomic window of Kitasatospora sp. NBC_01246:
- the qcrA gene encoding cytochrome bc1 complex Rieske iron-sulfur subunit, whose translation MSHDMSEEKLPESHGSAGHHEVAAHGDPFADPGLPAHQPRRTDIDERAAQRAERQVSLMFVVSMLATVGFIASYVAIDPDKIVYIFPLGHVSALNFALGMTLGVALFCIGAGAVHWARTLMSDHEIPAERHPIEADDEVRADVIEQFRTGAAESGFGRRKMIRNTLIGSMALVPLSGVVLLRDLGPLPEDKLEHTGWREATDVKPLQLINMNTNQPMKAEDVIVGSLTFAMPEGLSTHDEDFQQQIAKDALMLVRIAPEDIKDTESREKGFEGILAYSKICTHVGCPISLYEQQTHHALCPCHQSTFDLADGARVIFGPAGHPLPQLKITTDEKGFLVATGDFDEPVGPSYWERAR comes from the coding sequence ATGAGCCACGACATGTCAGAAGAGAAGCTCCCGGAGTCACACGGCTCCGCCGGACACCACGAGGTGGCCGCCCACGGCGATCCGTTCGCCGACCCGGGCCTGCCGGCCCACCAACCGCGTCGCACCGACATCGACGAGCGGGCCGCCCAGCGGGCCGAGCGCCAGGTCTCGCTGATGTTCGTGGTCTCGATGCTCGCCACCGTGGGCTTCATCGCCTCCTACGTGGCCATCGACCCGGACAAGATCGTCTACATCTTCCCGCTGGGCCACGTCAGCGCGCTGAACTTCGCGCTGGGCATGACCCTGGGCGTCGCGCTGTTCTGCATCGGCGCGGGTGCGGTCCACTGGGCCCGCACCCTGATGTCGGACCACGAGATCCCGGCCGAGCGTCACCCGATCGAGGCCGACGACGAGGTCCGCGCGGACGTCATCGAGCAGTTCAGGACCGGCGCCGCCGAGTCCGGCTTCGGCCGCCGCAAGATGATCCGCAACACCCTCATCGGTTCGATGGCCCTGGTGCCGCTGTCCGGCGTCGTGCTGCTGCGCGACCTGGGCCCGCTGCCCGAGGACAAGCTGGAGCACACCGGCTGGCGCGAGGCCACCGATGTGAAGCCGCTGCAGCTGATCAACATGAACACCAACCAGCCGATGAAGGCCGAGGACGTCATCGTCGGCTCGCTGACCTTCGCCATGCCGGAGGGTCTCAGCACGCACGACGAGGACTTCCAGCAGCAGATCGCCAAGGACGCCCTGATGCTGGTGCGCATCGCACCGGAGGACATCAAGGACACCGAGTCCCGGGAGAAGGGCTTCGAGGGCATCCTCGCCTACTCCAAGATCTGCACCCACGTCGGCTGCCCGATCAGCCTGTACGAGCAGCAGACCCACCACGCGCTCTGCCCCTGCCACCAGTCGACCTTCGACCTGGCGGACGGCGCGCGCGTCATCTTCGGCCCGGCCGGCCACCCGCTGCCGCAGCTGAAGATCACCACTGACGAGAAGGGCTTCCTGGTCGCCACCGGCGACTTCGACGAGCCCGTCGGCCCGAGCTACTGGGAGCGTGCTCGATGA
- the ctaC gene encoding aa3-type cytochrome oxidase subunit II: MSPNGSDRSPRRTMRRKLPQALALGLVIATATGCSANDLPRLGLPSPVTEEGPLVLHMWQGSWIAALVVGVLMWGLIIWSVIFHRRSRTGVQVPPQTRYNVPIEALYTAVPIIIVSVLFYFVARDESRLISVSEKPQHTVNVVGFQWSWAFNYENTENPDPANKDAAYDVGTPKEVPTLYLPVNESVQFRLTSRDVIHDFWPVNFMMKMDVVPGVVNKFEVTPTVKGTYMGKCAELCGVDHSRMLFNVKVVDRAEYDKHLADLRAKGQTGAVPSGITTMGSEEK; encoded by the coding sequence GTGAGTCCCAACGGCTCCGACCGCTCGCCGCGGCGCACGATGCGGCGGAAGCTGCCTCAGGCGCTGGCACTGGGCCTCGTCATCGCGACCGCCACCGGCTGCTCGGCCAACGACCTCCCCAGGCTTGGCCTCCCGAGCCCCGTCACCGAGGAAGGGCCGCTGGTCCTCCACATGTGGCAGGGGTCCTGGATCGCGGCGCTGGTGGTCGGCGTACTGATGTGGGGTCTGATCATCTGGAGCGTGATCTTCCACCGGCGCAGCCGCACCGGTGTGCAGGTCCCTCCGCAGACCCGGTACAACGTGCCCATCGAGGCGCTCTACACCGCGGTCCCCATCATCATCGTGTCGGTTCTCTTCTACTTCGTCGCCCGCGACGAGTCGAGGCTGATCTCCGTCTCCGAGAAGCCGCAGCACACGGTCAACGTGGTCGGCTTCCAGTGGAGCTGGGCGTTCAACTACGAGAACACCGAGAACCCCGACCCGGCCAACAAGGACGCCGCGTACGACGTGGGCACCCCCAAGGAGGTGCCGACCCTGTACCTGCCGGTCAACGAGTCGGTCCAGTTCCGGCTGACCTCTCGTGACGTCATCCACGACTTCTGGCCCGTCAACTTCATGATGAAGATGGACGTCGTCCCGGGTGTGGTGAACAAGTTCGAGGTCACCCCGACCGTCAAGGGCACGTACATGGGCAAGTGCGCCGAGCTCTGCGGCGTCGACCACTCGCGCATGCTCTTCAACGTGAAGGTCGTCGACCGCGCGGAGTACGACAAGCACCTGGCGGACCTCCGGGCCAAGGGCCAGACCGGCGCGGTGCCCTCCGGCATCACGACCATGGGAAGTGAAGAGAAGTGA
- the ctaE gene encoding aa3-type cytochrome oxidase subunit III translates to MSVVATATAVETGHAHGSVNRPNMVSVGTIVWLSSELMFFAALFAMYFTLRSVKGAEFWSEKAHALNVPFSSVNTTILVLSSLTCQLGVFAAERGDVKKLRSWFVITFVMGAIFIGGQIFEYTELVKKDGLSLSSDPYGTVFYLTTGFHGMHVTGGLIAFLLVLGRTYAAKRFTHEQATAAIVVSYYWHFVDVVWIGLFATIYLIK, encoded by the coding sequence ATGTCCGTCGTGGCGACAGCAACAGCAGTAGAAACCGGGCACGCGCACGGATCGGTCAACCGGCCGAACATGGTCAGCGTCGGAACGATCGTCTGGCTCAGTTCCGAGTTGATGTTCTTCGCGGCCCTCTTCGCGATGTACTTCACGCTCCGCTCCGTCAAGGGAGCCGAGTTCTGGAGCGAGAAGGCGCACGCCCTCAACGTGCCCTTCTCCTCGGTCAACACCACGATCCTGGTGCTCTCCTCTCTCACCTGCCAGCTCGGCGTGTTCGCTGCCGAGCGCGGGGACGTGAAGAAGCTCCGCTCGTGGTTCGTCATCACCTTCGTGATGGGCGCGATCTTCATCGGCGGCCAGATCTTCGAGTACACCGAGCTGGTCAAGAAGGACGGCCTCTCGCTGTCCTCCGACCCGTACGGCACGGTGTTCTACCTGACCACCGGCTTCCACGGTATGCACGTGACGGGTGGTCTGATCGCCTTCCTGCTGGTCCTCGGACGGACGTACGCAGCCAAGCGCTTCACGCACGAGCAGGCCACCGCCGCCATCGTGGTGTCGTACTACTGGCACTTCGTCGACGTCGTGTGGATCGGCCTGTTCGCGACCATCTACCTGATCAAGTAA
- the ctaD gene encoding aa3-type cytochrome oxidase subunit I translates to MTILNEPAAAGGGAGAVTVGAQRTRKPGSTIIKWLTTTDHKTIGTLYLGTSFAFFLIGGILALVMRAELARPGTQILSNEQFNQAFTMHGTIMLLMFATPLFAGFANWIMPLQIGAPDVAFPRLNMFAYWLYLFGSTIAVAGFVTPQGAADFGWFAYSPLSDAVRSPGIGADMWIMGLAFSGFGTILGAVNFITTIICMRAPGMTMFRMSIFVWNVLLTAVLVLLAFPVLAAALFALEADRKFGAHVFDPANGGALLWQHLFWFFGHPEVYIIALPFFGIVSEIIPVFSRKPMFGYSGLIAATIAIAGLSVTVWAHHMYVTGQVLLPFFSFMTFLIAVPTGVKFFNWVGTMWKGSLSFETPMLWTVGFLVTFLFGGLTGVLLASPPIDFHVSDSYFVVAHFHYVVFGTVVFAMFAGFHFWWPKMTGKMLDERLGKMTFWTLFIGFHTTFLVQHWLGAEGMPRRYADYLAADGFTTLNTVSTIGSFLLGLSILPFLYNVWKTAKYGEKVEVDDPWGYGRSLEWATSCPPPRHNFLTLPRIRSESPAFDLHYPEIAALDYLENHGEPAKHLAGVTPAKYDVPQLGKGKKEGDA, encoded by the coding sequence GTGACCATCCTCAACGAGCCCGCCGCGGCCGGCGGGGGCGCCGGGGCCGTCACGGTCGGGGCGCAGCGGACCCGGAAGCCGGGTTCGACCATCATCAAGTGGCTGACCACCACTGACCACAAGACGATCGGCACGCTCTACCTGGGCACGTCGTTCGCCTTCTTCCTGATCGGTGGCATCCTCGCCCTGGTCATGCGCGCCGAGCTGGCTCGTCCCGGGACCCAGATCCTGTCGAACGAGCAGTTCAACCAGGCGTTCACGATGCACGGCACGATCATGCTGCTGATGTTCGCGACGCCGCTCTTCGCCGGCTTCGCGAACTGGATCATGCCGCTCCAGATCGGCGCCCCGGACGTGGCGTTCCCGCGTCTGAACATGTTCGCGTACTGGCTGTACCTGTTCGGCTCGACCATCGCGGTGGCCGGCTTCGTCACCCCGCAGGGTGCGGCCGACTTCGGCTGGTTCGCCTACTCCCCGCTGTCGGACGCCGTCCGCTCGCCGGGCATCGGCGCCGACATGTGGATCATGGGCCTGGCCTTCTCCGGCTTCGGCACCATCCTCGGTGCGGTCAACTTCATCACCACGATCATCTGCATGCGCGCGCCCGGCATGACGATGTTCCGGATGTCGATCTTCGTCTGGAACGTCCTGCTGACCGCCGTGCTGGTCCTGCTGGCCTTCCCGGTCCTGGCCGCCGCGCTGTTCGCCCTGGAGGCGGACCGCAAATTCGGGGCACACGTCTTCGACCCGGCCAACGGCGGGGCGCTGCTCTGGCAGCACCTCTTCTGGTTCTTCGGCCACCCCGAGGTGTACATCATCGCGCTGCCGTTCTTCGGCATCGTGTCGGAGATCATCCCGGTCTTCAGCCGCAAGCCGATGTTCGGCTACTCCGGCCTGATCGCGGCCACCATCGCGATCGCCGGTCTGTCCGTGACGGTGTGGGCCCACCACATGTACGTCACCGGCCAAGTGCTGCTGCCGTTCTTCTCCTTCATGACCTTCCTGATCGCTGTCCCGACCGGTGTGAAGTTCTTCAACTGGGTCGGCACCATGTGGAAGGGCTCGCTGAGCTTCGAGACCCCGATGCTCTGGACGGTCGGCTTCCTGGTCACCTTCCTCTTCGGTGGTCTGACGGGTGTCCTGCTCGCCTCCCCGCCGATCGACTTCCACGTCTCGGACTCGTACTTCGTCGTCGCCCACTTCCACTACGTGGTCTTCGGCACCGTCGTCTTCGCGATGTTCGCCGGCTTCCACTTCTGGTGGCCGAAGATGACCGGCAAGATGCTGGACGAGCGCCTCGGCAAGATGACCTTCTGGACGCTCTTCATCGGCTTCCACACCACCTTCCTGGTGCAGCACTGGCTCGGCGCGGAGGGCATGCCCCGCCGCTACGCCGACTACCTGGCCGCGGACGGCTTCACCACGCTGAACACCGTCTCGACCATCGGATCGTTCCTGCTCGGCCTGTCGATCCTGCCGTTCCTGTACAACGTCTGGAAGACGGCCAAGTACGGCGAGAAGGTCGAGGTGGACGACCCGTGGGGCTACGGCCGCTCGCTGGAGTGGGCGACCTCCTGCCCGCCGCCGCGGCACAACTTCCTCACGCTGCCCCGGATCCGCTCCGAATCGCCGGCCTTCGACCTCCACTACCCGGAGATCGCCGCGCTGGACTACCTGGAGAACCACGGTGAGCCGGCCAAGCACCTCGCCGGTGTGACCCCGGCCAAGTACGACGTCCCGCAGCTGGGCAAGGGCAAGAAGGAAGGCGACGCCTGA
- the qcrB gene encoding cytochrome bc1 complex cytochrome b subunit, translated as MSSASSTTSGAAKPAGSTRAKPANKWEQAADWTDGRLGIYSLAKANLRKIFPDHWSFMLGEICLYTFVIIILTGVYLTLFFKPSMGEVIYDGSYIPLKGIPMSEAYASTVDISFEVRGGLLVRQIHHWAALVFVAAMLVHMMRVFFTGAFRKPREINWVFGFLLLVLGMFDGFFGYSLPDDLLSGTGIRFMEGAILAVPLVGTYIQMFLFGGEFPGHDIVPRFFTIHVLLIPGIMLGLLVAHLILVFYHKHTQWAGPGKTEKNVVGMPLMPVYMAKAGGFFFLVFGLIAAVSAIATINPIWAYGPYRPDQVSTDAQPDWYMGFSEGLIRVMPGWEIGLWGHTLNLGVFVPLMIFPLVLVAIAVYPFIESWVTGDKREHHILDRPRNAPVRTALGAAWISLYLVLLVGGGNDLFATHLHLSINDITYFVRVGFFVVPVLTFIATKRWCLGLQRRDKEKVLHGRETGVIKRLPHGEFIEVHAQLPQADLHKLTSHEQPPVFELPAETDENGVAAKAGLIPRTRAKLSRGFYGEGSRIPKPTAEEHHEITSGHGHH; from the coding sequence ATGAGTAGCGCGAGCAGCACCACCTCCGGTGCCGCCAAGCCCGCCGGCAGCACGCGTGCCAAGCCCGCCAACAAGTGGGAGCAGGCTGCTGACTGGACGGACGGCCGGCTGGGGATCTACTCCCTCGCCAAGGCCAACCTGCGGAAGATCTTCCCGGACCACTGGTCCTTCATGCTGGGCGAGATCTGCCTCTACACCTTCGTCATCATCATCCTGACGGGCGTGTACCTGACGCTGTTCTTCAAGCCCAGCATGGGCGAGGTCATCTACGACGGCTCGTACATCCCGCTCAAGGGCATCCCGATGTCCGAGGCGTACGCGTCGACGGTGGACATCAGCTTCGAGGTCCGCGGCGGCCTGCTGGTCCGCCAGATCCACCACTGGGCCGCGCTGGTCTTCGTGGCCGCGATGCTCGTGCACATGATGCGCGTGTTCTTCACCGGCGCGTTCCGCAAGCCGCGTGAGATCAACTGGGTCTTCGGCTTCCTGCTGCTGGTCCTGGGCATGTTCGACGGCTTCTTCGGCTACTCGCTGCCCGACGACCTGCTCTCGGGCACCGGTATCCGCTTCATGGAAGGCGCGATCCTCGCCGTCCCGCTGGTGGGCACCTACATCCAGATGTTCCTGTTCGGCGGCGAGTTCCCCGGCCACGACATCGTGCCGCGGTTCTTCACCATCCACGTGCTGCTGATCCCCGGCATCATGCTCGGCCTGCTGGTCGCGCACCTGATCCTGGTCTTCTACCACAAGCACACCCAGTGGGCGGGCCCGGGCAAGACCGAGAAGAACGTCGTCGGCATGCCGCTGATGCCGGTCTACATGGCCAAGGCCGGTGGCTTCTTCTTCCTGGTCTTCGGTCTCATCGCCGCCGTCTCGGCGATCGCCACGATCAACCCGATCTGGGCGTACGGCCCGTACCGCCCCGACCAGGTGTCCACGGACGCCCAGCCGGACTGGTACATGGGCTTCTCCGAGGGCCTGATCCGCGTCATGCCGGGCTGGGAGATCGGCCTGTGGGGCCACACCCTGAACCTGGGTGTCTTCGTCCCGCTGATGATCTTCCCGCTGGTCCTGGTCGCGATCGCGGTCTACCCGTTCATCGAGTCCTGGGTCACCGGCGACAAGCGCGAGCACCACATCCTGGACCGCCCGCGCAACGCGCCGGTCCGCACCGCGCTGGGCGCCGCCTGGATCAGCCTGTACCTGGTGCTGCTGGTCGGTGGTGGCAACGACCTGTTCGCCACCCACCTGCACCTGTCGATCAACGACATCACGTACTTCGTCCGCGTGGGCTTCTTCGTGGTGCCGGTGCTGACCTTCATCGCCACCAAGCGCTGGTGCCTCGGCCTCCAGCGCCGGGACAAGGAGAAGGTGCTGCACGGCCGCGAGACGGGCGTCATCAAGCGCCTGCCGCACGGCGAGTTCATCGAGGTGCACGCCCAGCTGCCGCAGGCCGACCTGCACAAGCTCACCTCGCACGAGCAGCCGCCCGTGTTCGAGCTGCCGGCCGAGACGGACGAGAACGGCGTGGCCGCCAAGGCCGGGCTGATCCCCCGTACCCGGGCGAAGCTCTCCCGCGGCTTCTACGGCGAGGGCAGCCGGATCCCGAAGCCGACCGCCGAGGAGCACCACGAGATCACCAGCGGCCACGGCCACCACTGA
- a CDS encoding L,D-transpeptidase, with translation MADRRGTAGIGSISLALVVLAPLAACSSGEDDAPGAVHRVDAAPLVHLSATGTVDPSQPVTVTAVPGSRLTDVTVVGPDGRVVAGQLSADQLSWQTTGRLKAATAYTVRIAADDGKGGRGETTAGFSTVAGQRLLTAKLGPDSSGTGLYGVGQPLTVQLSEAVKDPQARQEVERALTVTSQPAVTGGWYWVDDKNLHFRPEEYWPTGTTVSLVYDGTGSRIADGLYGGDRAALALRIGERVESVVDAATHELTLTRGGEVVRTIPVTTGKPGFDTRNGVKVVLGQERQVRMSGETIGIAAGSSEAYDLNVEWATRVTWSGEYVHAAPWSVGSQGVANVSHGCTGMSTENAKWFYQNTRIGDLVTVVNSQGPSMESFGNGFGDWNIAWTDWVKHSALGQPVSTTPPASRAPATGMIRPEL, from the coding sequence ATGGCCGACAGGCGCGGAACCGCAGGTATCGGCAGCATCTCGCTGGCTCTCGTCGTACTGGCCCCACTGGCCGCCTGCTCGTCCGGTGAGGACGACGCCCCGGGCGCCGTCCACCGGGTCGACGCGGCCCCGCTGGTGCACCTCTCGGCGACCGGGACGGTGGATCCGTCCCAGCCGGTGACGGTGACGGCGGTACCCGGCAGCCGGCTCACCGACGTCACGGTGGTCGGTCCGGACGGCCGGGTGGTGGCCGGACAGCTCTCGGCGGACCAGCTCAGCTGGCAGACCACCGGGCGTCTCAAGGCGGCCACCGCCTACACCGTCAGGATCGCCGCCGACGACGGCAAGGGCGGTCGCGGCGAGACCACCGCCGGCTTCAGCACGGTGGCGGGCCAGCGCCTGCTCACCGCCAAGCTCGGCCCGGACTCCTCCGGCACCGGCCTCTACGGCGTCGGCCAGCCGCTCACCGTCCAGCTCTCGGAGGCGGTGAAGGACCCGCAGGCCCGCCAGGAGGTCGAGCGCGCCCTGACCGTCACCTCGCAGCCCGCCGTCACCGGCGGCTGGTACTGGGTGGACGACAAGAACCTGCACTTCCGGCCGGAGGAGTACTGGCCGACCGGCACCACCGTCAGCCTGGTCTACGACGGCACCGGCAGCCGGATCGCGGACGGCCTCTACGGCGGCGACCGCGCCGCGCTGGCCCTGCGGATCGGCGAGCGGGTGGAGTCGGTGGTGGACGCCGCCACCCACGAGCTCACCCTGACGCGCGGCGGCGAGGTGGTCCGGACGATACCCGTGACCACCGGCAAGCCCGGCTTCGACACCCGCAACGGCGTCAAGGTGGTGCTCGGACAGGAGCGCCAGGTGCGGATGAGCGGCGAGACGATCGGCATAGCCGCCGGCAGCTCGGAGGCCTACGACCTCAACGTCGAGTGGGCCACCCGGGTGACCTGGAGCGGCGAGTACGTGCACGCCGCGCCCTGGTCGGTGGGCTCGCAGGGGGTGGCGAACGTCAGCCACGGCTGTACCGGCATGAGCACCGAGAACGCGAAGTGGTTCTACCAGAACACCCGGATCGGCGACCTGGTCACGGTGGTCAACAGCCAGGGTCCGAGCATGGAGTCGTTCGGCAACGGCTTCGGGGACTGGAACATCGCCTGGACCGACTGGGTCAAGCACAGCGCCCTCGGACAGCCCGTCAGCACCACGCCGCCGGCCTCCCGGGCCCCCGCCACCGGGATGATCCGCCCGGAGCTCTGA
- a CDS encoding GntR family transcriptional regulator produces the protein MELSVDPAAATPPYEQIREQIAERARTGDLPTGLRLPTVRALAEQLGLAAGTVARAYRELETDGVVETHGRRGTLIAATGDTAHRLAAAAATEYAERVRRLGVPEADALAAVATALRLAHREPGREG, from the coding sequence GTGGAGCTGTCCGTCGACCCCGCCGCCGCCACGCCCCCGTACGAGCAGATCCGGGAGCAGATCGCCGAGCGCGCCCGCACCGGTGACCTGCCGACCGGGCTGCGGCTGCCCACCGTCCGGGCCCTGGCCGAGCAGCTCGGGCTGGCGGCCGGGACGGTGGCGCGGGCCTACCGCGAGCTGGAGACCGACGGGGTGGTGGAGACGCACGGCCGGCGCGGCACCCTGATCGCCGCCACCGGGGACACCGCGCACCGGCTGGCCGCCGCCGCGGCCACCGAGTACGCCGAACGGGTCCGGCGGCTCGGCGTGCCGGAGGCGGACGCCCTGGCGGCCGTGGCGACGGCGCTGCGGCTGGCCCACCGGGAGCCCGGCCGGGAGGGCTGA
- the qcrC gene encoding cytochrome bc1 complex diheme cytochrome c subunit, whose translation MKKLSARRRHPLAALVVLLLALAATGGLYAAFAPADKAQADVAAQSLAIDEGKKLFAVGCSSCHGLNGQGSSDGPSLVGVGSAAVDFQVGTGRMPAQQPGAQVPSKKNIYSQAEIDQLAAFVASLGPGPVIPTEEQYTSTNPEDLSKGGELFRTNCAQCHNFAGQGGALTQGKYAPSLEGVDAKHIYEAMQTGPQNMPSFPDTTMPEEQKKQIVAFVRHTTNDEPNPGGLTLGSLGPVTEGLFGWIFGLGTLIAVAIWVAAHTTKAKKS comes from the coding sequence GTGAAAAAGCTCTCCGCACGACGGCGCCACCCATTGGCGGCGCTGGTCGTCCTACTTCTCGCCCTGGCGGCAACCGGGGGGCTGTACGCCGCGTTCGCGCCCGCCGACAAGGCGCAGGCCGACGTCGCCGCGCAGTCGCTCGCGATCGATGAGGGCAAGAAGCTCTTCGCCGTGGGCTGCTCCTCCTGCCACGGCCTGAACGGCCAGGGCAGCAGCGACGGTCCGAGCCTGGTCGGCGTCGGCTCAGCCGCGGTCGACTTCCAGGTCGGCACCGGCCGCATGCCGGCCCAGCAGCCCGGCGCCCAGGTGCCGAGCAAGAAGAACATCTACTCGCAGGCGGAGATCGACCAGCTCGCCGCCTTCGTGGCTTCGCTCGGCCCCGGCCCGGTCATCCCGACCGAGGAGCAGTACACCTCGACCAACCCCGAGGACCTCTCCAAGGGTGGCGAGCTGTTCCGCACCAACTGCGCCCAGTGCCACAACTTCGCCGGCCAGGGCGGTGCCCTGACCCAGGGCAAGTACGCCCCGTCGCTGGAGGGAGTGGACGCCAAGCACATCTACGAGGCCATGCAGACCGGCCCGCAGAACATGCCGTCGTTCCCGGACACCACCATGCCCGAGGAGCAGAAGAAGCAGATCGTGGCCTTCGTCCGCCACACCACCAACGATGAGCCGAACCCCGGCGGTCTCACGCTCGGCAGCCTCGGTCCGGTGACCGAGGGCCTGTTCGGCTGGATCTTCGGTCTCGGCACGCTCATCGCGGTCGCGATCTGGGTCGCCGCCCACACCACCAAGGCCAAGAAGTCATGA
- a CDS encoding cysteine desulfurase/sulfurtransferase TusA family protein, with amino-acid sequence MYFDVASTAPLHPVARQALTAALDEGWADPARLYRSGRQARMLLDAARETVAEVLGARTDEISFTTSGTQAVQTGMLGALAGHRRRGAHLVHSAVEHSSVLHTAERWEHSRPGAGGEVGVVPVDRYGRVSPEGFAAALRPDTALAVLQSANHEVGTVQPVAEVAEVCGDVPLLVDAAQSAGRVDVPGGWSLLTASAHKWGGPAGVGVLAVRKGVRYASPLPADEREGGRVPGFVNVPAIVAAAASLRAVRAEAERENARLHALVERIRARVPRSVPEVEVVGDPVRRLPHLVTFSCLYVDGEVLLTELDRAGFAVSSGSSCTSSTLTPSHVLAAMGVLTEGNVRVSLPFGAAEADVERFLTVLPELVARVRAPLGLDLALPGPAGEPAGAPGPESGAPATDALVIDALGKRCPLPVIELAKRIGEVPAGGTVAVLADDEAARLDVPAWCGMRGQEYLGEAPAADFGGDRGSAYLVRRTA; translated from the coding sequence GTGTACTTCGATGTGGCGTCCACGGCCCCGCTCCACCCCGTCGCGCGGCAGGCGCTGACCGCCGCGCTGGACGAGGGGTGGGCCGATCCGGCCCGGCTCTACCGCTCCGGGCGGCAGGCCCGGATGCTGCTGGACGCCGCCCGCGAGACGGTCGCCGAGGTGCTCGGCGCCCGGACCGACGAGATCTCCTTCACCACCAGTGGGACCCAGGCCGTCCAGACGGGCATGCTCGGCGCGCTGGCGGGCCACCGGCGCCGGGGCGCGCACCTGGTGCACTCCGCGGTGGAGCACTCCAGCGTGCTGCACACCGCCGAGCGCTGGGAGCACTCCCGGCCGGGGGCCGGCGGCGAGGTGGGCGTGGTACCGGTCGACCGGTACGGGCGGGTGTCGCCGGAGGGGTTCGCGGCGGCGCTGCGGCCGGACACCGCGCTGGCCGTGCTCCAGTCGGCCAACCACGAGGTGGGCACGGTGCAGCCGGTGGCCGAGGTGGCCGAGGTCTGCGGTGACGTCCCGCTGCTGGTGGACGCCGCGCAGAGCGCCGGGCGGGTGGACGTCCCGGGCGGCTGGTCGCTGCTGACGGCCAGTGCGCACAAGTGGGGCGGCCCGGCCGGGGTCGGCGTCCTGGCGGTGCGCAAGGGGGTCCGGTACGCCTCGCCGCTGCCGGCCGACGAGCGCGAGGGCGGCCGGGTGCCGGGCTTCGTGAACGTCCCGGCGATCGTGGCCGCGGCCGCCTCGCTCCGGGCGGTGCGGGCCGAGGCCGAGCGGGAGAACGCCCGGCTGCACGCGCTGGTCGAGCGGATCCGGGCCCGGGTGCCGCGGTCGGTGCCCGAGGTCGAGGTGGTCGGCGATCCGGTGCGACGGCTGCCGCACCTCGTCACCTTCTCCTGCTTGTACGTCGACGGCGAGGTGCTGCTGACCGAGCTGGACCGGGCCGGCTTCGCGGTCTCCTCCGGTTCGTCCTGCACCTCCTCCACCCTGACGCCGAGCCATGTGCTGGCGGCGATGGGCGTGCTCACCGAGGGGAACGTCCGGGTCTCGCTGCCGTTCGGCGCGGCCGAAGCCGACGTCGAGCGGTTCCTCACGGTGCTGCCGGAGCTGGTGGCCCGGGTCCGCGCCCCGCTCGGGCTGGACCTGGCGCTGCCCGGGCCGGCCGGGGAGCCGGCGGGCGCCCCCGGGCCGGAGAGCGGCGCGCCGGCGACCGACGCGCTGGTGATCGACGCGCTGGGCAAGCGCTGCCCGCTGCCGGTGATCGAGCTCGCCAAGCGGATCGGCGAGGTGCCGGCGGGCGGGACGGTCGCGGTGCTGGCCGACGACGAGGCGGCCCGGCTGGACGTCCCGGCCTGGTGCGGCATGCGCGGCCAGGAGTACCTGGGCGAGGCCCCGGCCGCCGACTTCGGCGGTGACCGGGGCTCGGCCTACCTGGTCCGGCGCACCGCCTGA
- a CDS encoding cytochrome c oxidase subunit 4, whose protein sequence is MKEQGKIFLGLAVFTLAMAITYGVWTNHSDLGVEAAGTTALFLAFALCAFIGYYLAFTARRVDSGAGDNPEAEVADDAGELGFFAPHSWQPLSLAIGGALAFMGVIFGWWLLYWSIPIILIGLFGWVFEFYRGENQNQ, encoded by the coding sequence ATGAAGGAACAGGGCAAGATCTTCCTGGGCCTCGCGGTCTTCACGCTCGCGATGGCGATCACCTACGGCGTCTGGACCAACCACTCCGACCTCGGGGTGGAGGCCGCCGGTACCACCGCGCTGTTCCTCGCCTTCGCCCTCTGCGCCTTCATCGGGTACTACCTCGCCTTCACCGCCCGCCGGGTGGACAGCGGCGCTGGTGACAACCCCGAGGCCGAGGTCGCGGACGACGCCGGCGAGCTGGGCTTCTTCGCCCCGCACAGCTGGCAGCCGCTCTCGCTGGCGATCGGTGGCGCGCTCGCGTTCATGGGCGTGATCTTCGGTTGGTGGCTGCTGTACTGGTCGATCCCGATCATCCTGATCGGCCTGTTCGGCTGGGTCTTCGAGTTCTACCGGGGCGAGAACCAGAACCAGTAG